The proteins below come from a single Oncorhynchus gorbuscha isolate QuinsamMale2020 ecotype Even-year linkage group LG12, OgorEven_v1.0, whole genome shotgun sequence genomic window:
- the LOC123990964 gene encoding saccharopine dehydrogenase-like oxidoreductase — MATVTSTRPYHIIIFGASGFTGQFVVEEVARSALEGPSGSLKWALAGRSRQRLEGVLNQAAETLRKPELRTEVEIIVADVSQADSLAIMCQQGLVVLNCVGPYRFYGEPVVKACIENGAHCVDICGEPQFLERMQLEYHSRAMDSGVYVIGSCGFDSIPADMGILYTKSQFKGTLTAVESFLTIHTGPEGGCAHDGTWQSAIYGFADSGSLRKLRKKFGHQPLPVVGATVKKRGSLFFSKEIDQYAIPFMGSDPSVVRRSQRFLYEGHQELPVQYSAYVGVGGVWSLIKMFCGGLLFWFLGKFGLGRKLLITFPEFFSFGVFTKAGPSRKQMEGTSFSLTFFGEGYAEGLDPSQGRPNAKICTQIHGAEPGYVATPVAMVQAAITVLNEPQFLPIKGGVYSPGAAFARTTLIDRLNRHGLVFSVKRF, encoded by the exons ATGGCGACTGTAACCTCTACCAGACCTTATCATATTATAATATTCGGAGCCTCCGGTTTTACCGGGCAGTTTGTGGTGGAAGAGGTAGCCCGGAGCGCCTTGGAAGGACCCAGCGGGTCTCTGAAATGGGCCTTGGCCGGGCGTAGCAGACAGCGGCTGGAGGGAGTTCTGAACCAAGCCGCCGAGACCCTCC GTAAGCCGGAGTTAAGGACTGAAGTTGAAATCATTGTGGCTGATGTTTCCCAAGCAGATTCATTGGCCATCATGTGCCAACAAGGACTGGTTGTTCTCAACTGTGTGGGGCCA TACAGGTTCTATGGTGAGCCAGTGGTTAAGGCCTGCATAGAGAATGGAGCCCACTGCGTAGACATCTGTGGAGAGCCTCAG TTCCTGGAGAGAATGCAACTGGAGTACCACAGCAGAGCGATGGACAGTGGAGTGTATGTGATTGGCAGCTGTGGCTTTGACTCCATACCAGCTGACATGGGCATCCTGTACACAAAGAGCCAGTTTAAAG gaacactgaCAGCTGTGGAGAGCTTCCTGACTATACACACTGGTCCTGAG GGAGGCTGTGCCCACGACGGCACGTGGCAGTCCGCCATCTACGGCTTTGCAGACAGCGGCTCCCTGAGGAAGCTGAGGAAGAAATTTGGCCACCAACCTCTCCCAGTTGTAGGAGCCACGGTCAAGAAGAG GGGTAGCCTCTTCTTCAGTAAGGAGATTGACCAGTATGCCATACCCTTCATGGGCTCAGACCCATCAGTAGTCAGGAGATCCCAGCGCTTCCTGTATGAGGGCCATCAGGAGTTACCA GTCCAGTACTCTGCGTATGTAGGGGTCGGTGGCGTCTGGTCGTTGATAAAGATGTTCTGTGGTGGCCTGCTCTTCTGGTTCCTAGGGAAGTTCGGCCTGGGAAGGAAGCTCCTCATTACG TTTCCAGAGTTCTTCTCCTTTGGCGTGTTCACCAAGGCTGGACCCAGCAGGAAGCAG ATGGAGGGAACATCTTTTAGTCTGACGTTTTTCGGGGAGGGCTATGCTGAGGGGCTGGACCCGTCTCAGGGAAGACCCAACGCTAAGATATGTACCCAGATACACGGAGCAG AGCCTGGCTATGTAGCCACACCTGTTGCTATGGTACAGGCAGCTATCACTGTGCTGAATGAACCACAATTCCTTCCTATAAA GGGAGGAGTGTACAGTCCAGGAGCTGCATTTGCCAGGACAACTCTCATTGACCGCCTCAACAGACATGGCCTGGTGTTCTCAGTGAAGAGATTCTGA